In a single window of the Penaeus chinensis breed Huanghai No. 1 chromosome 4, ASM1920278v2, whole genome shotgun sequence genome:
- the LOC125025003 gene encoding condensin-2 complex subunit G2-like isoform X1: MAKQELLTALEENNTADFIGLLQRHGKKRSNVDLQEVLSEFSRAQHDFLWSCLYAWTNEQLTRMVVEETPAEGAGEVADTHSLDSEQTVPMDAEEAVQKEPYNEKIMAAILDLAYIYISSLEGQENFIPDKLLEVAVLLHGMVMVFEGAVQDGIVALCEMWWKQQLDEREHVIINILPIVLDAASSKNARRKEVQILWTLRDALQLIPLSDPECNLLVEKLIACSTNTLFISCDEGIKWLSELFSRESMIIPMHRGIKTVLPICTRAQSSKYAEVYFRTWKNSQGTVKQMLEEECIQDLMYAAVHVDPMAGRLSANLHHFLHHFHRHKKHHTVGTMVYTLYDPFMWRSLKAANGFVRMNATGLLCDAFPLLDNTMTQEEREGLLEKQYHTMITLLTDPCHLVRITAIKGVTKILASYWLMIPSNIIKTVFQKLLSDLLYDASSAEVRTQVLKGIILILDSNDAVPFLKEILPRIGDAFDDINGNVRSTFVKMMLKVKSLKIIRYWDIVPMNHILHRLEEDTPVMCKLITQLLLNTFHPIQREDQELLHRTLALLEENRAAARRFYQYTSRKLDLPSNVHFMLLILRCLRNYLLNQQAQEGQQESDHENSNTSHEERTNPSVESQKNLKLGLGVAPDNKENRVPSQRKAVSAAAKESEERKDLSDDEQNADDSASPLDNPAVIGGLFDTIVIIWTTNAHRLAQPENEKYIEAIRTRVSKSMPLFFKAFKENDEVSQTLLYLSSFLPKALVPTIVSHCMSRLRGLKQDQDKEESYVTYINALCNWNRVDDILELATEWLNEGFSAGVTTSSKERRKSRKGVRFQEALSPQPLLALRLVGHILQHPLNKLAALGRNRHLLVQMSENMAEVKGLLGDRLNQTEELSALCSDRFLCECWAQYLSLVAVLHNPPQIAEEPREKRRGARCDKEIPADDVYDGTATVLTCIDWCRRVLIPTLGEEQSGKRKIRAGDDAPVLAVSALSDLVTCITNLLIVGAGDPSFAYKACGFAEELLKTDASDKFWQKSLDLAQEAYKFLEVYGSPSDDLEEFGGVSPEQLINTCLSSVSDFCKQQEKLPQDGDLANMLALVLTSFGDSSNSCVMKYLVSSVIDHLSWHIDKVKGVDTDVNSVKEVGGFVALTVGVCQSRAKLSAAFMTSFMKLNSSAQDIMSLLASAYLLKILIRDSGKISPSSLKKAVAGVDAVMSRIVLPTCLEEEDGGDKKPSYGLYERYTAASRDIIQDMKDTLGVI; encoded by the exons ATGGCAAAGCAAGAGTTACTGACAGCATTGGAGGAAAACAACACTGCAGATTTCATTGGCCTCCTACAGAGACAT GGTAAGAAACGCAGTAACGTGGATCTCCAAGAAGTCCTTTCTGAGTTCAGTCGAGCCCAGCATGACTTTCTGTGGTCGTGCCTCTATGCCTGGACCAATGAGCAGCTCACGAGAATGGTGGTAGAGGAGACTCCTGCAGAGGGGGCTGGAGAAGTTGCTGACACACACAGTTTAGACAGTGAACAGACTGTTCCTATGGATGCAGAGGAAGCTGTGCAG AAGGAACcatacaatgaaaaaataatggcaGCTATCTTGGATTTAGCCTACATATACATCAGTTCCCTAGAGGGTCAGGAAAACTTCATACCTGATAAATTATTAGAGGTAGCAG TACTCCTTCATGGGATGGTAATGGTGTTTGAGGGTGCTGTGCAAGATGGCATTGTAGCCCTGTGTGAGATGTGGTGGAAGCAGCAGCTGGATGAGCGAGAGCATGTTATAATCAACATCTTGCCAATTGTGTTGGATGCAGCATCAAGCAAGAATGCTCGG aggAAAGAAGTGCAGATTTTGTGGACTTTGCGGGATGCTCTGCAGCTGATCCCACTTTCTGACCCAGAATGTAATTTGCTAGTAGAGAAACTGATTGCTTGCAGTACAAATACCCTTTTTATCTCTTGTGATGAGGGGATCAAATGGCTATCAGAATTATTTTCAAGGGAATCCATGATAATTCCCATGCACCGTGGGATAAAGACTGTACTTCCAATTTGCACACGAGCACAGAGCTCAAAATATGCAGAAGTGTATTTCCGAACTTGGAAGAATAGCCAGGGTACAGTAAAGCAG aTGTTAGAGGAAGAGTGTATCCAAGATCTGATGTATGCTGCAGTACACGTTGATCCAATGGCAGGTCGACTGTCAGCCAACCTCCATCACTTTCTTCACCACTTCCATCGTCACAAGAAACACCATACTGTTGGTACAATGGTCTACACGCTTTATGACCCTTTCATGTGGCGGTCCCTCAAG GCTGCCAATGGATTCGTGCGTATGAATGCTACAGGACTTCTGTGCGATGCCTTCCCTCTGTTGGATAACACCATGActcaagaggagagggaagggctgtTAGAGAAACAGTATCACACCATGATCACCTTGCTTACTGACCCTTGTCATCTTGTGAGAATTACAGCTATTAAA gGTGTCACCAAGATTTTAGCCAGTTACTGGCTCATGATCCCATCAAACATCATAAAGACAGTGTTCCAGAAGCTTCTGTCAGATTTACTCTATGATGCCTCATCAGCAGAAGTTAGAACACAAGTGCTTAAG GGTATTATCCTCATATTAGATTCCAATGATGCTGTACCATTTTTGAAAGAAATCTTACCTCGTATTGGAGATGCCTTCGATGATATCAATGGAAATGTTCGTTCTACCTTTGTGAAGATGATGTTGAAGGTTAAATCACTGAAGATTATCAG GTATTGGGACATAGTGCCAATGAACCACATCCTGCATCGCCTGGAGGAAGATACACCTGTCATGTGCAAACTCATTACTCAGTTGTTGTTGAATACCTTCCATCCCATTCAAAGAGAAGACCAG GAACTCTTGCACCGAACCTTGGCCCTACTTGAAGAAAATCGAGCTGCAGCACGTAGATTTTACCAGTATACCAGCCGCAAGCTGGATCTTCCAAGCAATGTACACTTCATGCTCCTGATACTGCGATGTCTCCGAAATTACTTGCTCAACCAACAAGCTCAAGAAGGGCAGCAAGAATCAG atcatgaaaatagtaacacCAGTCATGAAGAAAGAACCAATCCCAGTGTAGAAAGTCAAAAGAACTTGAAGCTAGGGTTAGGAGTGGCAcctgataacaaagaaaatagag TTCCAAGCCAGAGGAAAGCAGTTTCTGCAGCTGCCaaggaaagtgaagagaggaaag ATCTGAGTGATGATGAGCAGAATGCAGATGATAGTGCATCTCCACTTGACAACCCTGCAGTTATAGGTGGCCTCTTtgataccattgtcattatttggaCAACCAATGCGCACAGGTTAGCGCAGCCAGAAAATGAGAAGTATATTGAAGCCATacgaactagggtgtccaagagtATGCCTCTTTTCTTCAAAGCCTTCAAG GAAAATGATGAGGTATCCCAGACTCTTCTGTATCTGTCTAGCTTCCTTCCTAAAGCCTTAGTGCCTACCATTGTCAGCCACTGCATGTCACGACTAAGAGGACTGAAGCAAGACCAG gaCAAGGAAGAATCATATGTCACGTATATAAATGCTCTTTGCAACTGGAATCGTGTAGATGACATCTTGGAACTGGCAACAGAATGGCTGAATGAAGGTTTTAGTGCCGGTGTTACTACAAGTAGTAAG GAACGCAGGAAAAGCAGGAAAGGTGTGCGATTCCAAGAGGCACTTTCACCGCAACCTCTGTTGGCTCTACGTCTTGTTGGTCATATATTACAGCATCCATTAAATAAACTTGCTGCCCTTGGGAGAAACAGACATCTTTTAGTACAAATGTCAGAGAACATGGCTGAAGTGAAG GGTCTTTTAGGTGATCGTTTGAACCAAACAGAAGAGCTCTCAGCACTTTGCTCTGACAGATTCTTATGTGAGTGTTGGGCTCAATACTTGAGTCTGGTTGCTGTTCTTCATAACCCACCTCAGATAGCTGAAGAACCtcgtgagaagaggaggggagcaaGATGTGATAAAGAGATTCCAGCGGATGATGTATATGATGGCACTGCCACTGTGCTTACCTGTATAGATTGGTGCAGAAG AGTCTTGATACCAACATTGGGGGAGGAGCAGAGTggcaagagaaaaataagagcagGAGATGATGCTCCAGTGCTTGCTGTAAGTGCCTTGAGTGACCTTGTTACTTGCATCACCAATTTACTCATTGTGGGAGCTGGAGATCCTTCCTTTGCCTATAAAGCCTGTGGATTTGCTGAAGAACTTTTGAAAACTG ATGCCTCAGACAAGTTTTGGCAGAAAAGTCTGGACTTGGCACAAGAAGCATACAAGTTCCTAGAAGTGTACGGGTCCCCTAGTGATGACCTTGAAGAGTTTGGAGGGGTCAGTCCAGAGCAGTTGATAAATACTTGTTTGTCTTCAGTATCAGATTTCtgcaaacaacaagaaaaattgcCTCAG GATGGAGACCTTGCAAACATGCTGGCCCTGGTATTGACATCTTTTGGTGATTCTTCCAATTCATGTGTGATGAAATATCTGGTATCTTCTGTGATAGATCATCTCAGCTGGCATATTGATAAG GTGAAGGGTGTGGACACAGATGTGAACTCAGTCAAAGAAGTTGGTGGATTTGTTGCCTTAACAGTTGGAGTGTGTCAGAGCCGTGCAAAACTTTCAGCAGCCTTTATGACTTCCTTTATGAAGCTGAACTCATCTGCACAG gACATAATGTCACTTCTGGCCAGTGCATATTTGCTCAAGATCTTGATAAGAGACAGTGGTAAGATTTCCCCATCTAGTCTCAAAAAAGCAGTGGCTGGAGTTGATGCTGTGATGTCTAGAATTGTTCTCCCTACTTGCCTTGAGGAAgaagatggtggtgataaaaAGCCATCCTATGGATTGTATGA gAGATATACAGCAGCTTCAAGGGACATAATCCAAGATATGAAGGATACACTTGGAGTAATATAG
- the LOC125025003 gene encoding condensin-2 complex subunit G2-like isoform X2 — translation MAKQELLTALEENNTADFIGLLQRHGKKRSNVDLQEVLSEFSRAQHDFLWSCLYAWTNEQLTRMVVEETPAEGAGEVADTHSLDSEQTVPMDAEEAVQKEPYNEKIMAAILDLAYIYISSLEGQENFIPDKLLEVAVLLHGMVMVFEGAVQDGIVALCEMWWKQQLDEREHVIINILPIVLDAASSKNARRKEVQILWTLRDALQLIPLSDPECNLLVEKLIACSTNTLFISCDEGIKWLSELFSRESMIIPMHRGIKTVLPICTRAQSSKYAEVYFRTWKNSQGTVKQMLEEECIQDLMYAAVHVDPMAGRLSANLHHFLHHFHRHKKHHTVGTMVYTLYDPFMWRSLKAANGFVRMNATGLLCDAFPLLDNTMTQEEREGLLEKQYHTMITLLTDPCHLVRITAIKGVTKILASYWLMIPSNIIKTVFQKLLSDLLYDASSAEVRTQVLKGIILILDSNDAVPFLKEILPRIGDAFDDINGNVRSTFVKMMLKVKSLKIIRYWDIVPMNHILHRLEEDTPVMCKLITQLLLNTFHPIQREDQELLHRTLALLEENRAAARRFYQYTSRKLDLPSNVHFMLLILRCLRNYLLNQQAQEGQQESDHENSNTSHEERTNPSVESQKNLKLGLGVAPDNKENRDLSDDEQNADDSASPLDNPAVIGGLFDTIVIIWTTNAHRLAQPENEKYIEAIRTRVSKSMPLFFKAFKENDEVSQTLLYLSSFLPKALVPTIVSHCMSRLRGLKQDQDKEESYVTYINALCNWNRVDDILELATEWLNEGFSAGVTTSSKERRKSRKGVRFQEALSPQPLLALRLVGHILQHPLNKLAALGRNRHLLVQMSENMAEVKGLLGDRLNQTEELSALCSDRFLCECWAQYLSLVAVLHNPPQIAEEPREKRRGARCDKEIPADDVYDGTATVLTCIDWCRRVLIPTLGEEQSGKRKIRAGDDAPVLAVSALSDLVTCITNLLIVGAGDPSFAYKACGFAEELLKTDASDKFWQKSLDLAQEAYKFLEVYGSPSDDLEEFGGVSPEQLINTCLSSVSDFCKQQEKLPQDGDLANMLALVLTSFGDSSNSCVMKYLVSSVIDHLSWHIDKVKGVDTDVNSVKEVGGFVALTVGVCQSRAKLSAAFMTSFMKLNSSAQDIMSLLASAYLLKILIRDSGKISPSSLKKAVAGVDAVMSRIVLPTCLEEEDGGDKKPSYGLYERYTAASRDIIQDMKDTLGVI, via the exons ATGGCAAAGCAAGAGTTACTGACAGCATTGGAGGAAAACAACACTGCAGATTTCATTGGCCTCCTACAGAGACAT GGTAAGAAACGCAGTAACGTGGATCTCCAAGAAGTCCTTTCTGAGTTCAGTCGAGCCCAGCATGACTTTCTGTGGTCGTGCCTCTATGCCTGGACCAATGAGCAGCTCACGAGAATGGTGGTAGAGGAGACTCCTGCAGAGGGGGCTGGAGAAGTTGCTGACACACACAGTTTAGACAGTGAACAGACTGTTCCTATGGATGCAGAGGAAGCTGTGCAG AAGGAACcatacaatgaaaaaataatggcaGCTATCTTGGATTTAGCCTACATATACATCAGTTCCCTAGAGGGTCAGGAAAACTTCATACCTGATAAATTATTAGAGGTAGCAG TACTCCTTCATGGGATGGTAATGGTGTTTGAGGGTGCTGTGCAAGATGGCATTGTAGCCCTGTGTGAGATGTGGTGGAAGCAGCAGCTGGATGAGCGAGAGCATGTTATAATCAACATCTTGCCAATTGTGTTGGATGCAGCATCAAGCAAGAATGCTCGG aggAAAGAAGTGCAGATTTTGTGGACTTTGCGGGATGCTCTGCAGCTGATCCCACTTTCTGACCCAGAATGTAATTTGCTAGTAGAGAAACTGATTGCTTGCAGTACAAATACCCTTTTTATCTCTTGTGATGAGGGGATCAAATGGCTATCAGAATTATTTTCAAGGGAATCCATGATAATTCCCATGCACCGTGGGATAAAGACTGTACTTCCAATTTGCACACGAGCACAGAGCTCAAAATATGCAGAAGTGTATTTCCGAACTTGGAAGAATAGCCAGGGTACAGTAAAGCAG aTGTTAGAGGAAGAGTGTATCCAAGATCTGATGTATGCTGCAGTACACGTTGATCCAATGGCAGGTCGACTGTCAGCCAACCTCCATCACTTTCTTCACCACTTCCATCGTCACAAGAAACACCATACTGTTGGTACAATGGTCTACACGCTTTATGACCCTTTCATGTGGCGGTCCCTCAAG GCTGCCAATGGATTCGTGCGTATGAATGCTACAGGACTTCTGTGCGATGCCTTCCCTCTGTTGGATAACACCATGActcaagaggagagggaagggctgtTAGAGAAACAGTATCACACCATGATCACCTTGCTTACTGACCCTTGTCATCTTGTGAGAATTACAGCTATTAAA gGTGTCACCAAGATTTTAGCCAGTTACTGGCTCATGATCCCATCAAACATCATAAAGACAGTGTTCCAGAAGCTTCTGTCAGATTTACTCTATGATGCCTCATCAGCAGAAGTTAGAACACAAGTGCTTAAG GGTATTATCCTCATATTAGATTCCAATGATGCTGTACCATTTTTGAAAGAAATCTTACCTCGTATTGGAGATGCCTTCGATGATATCAATGGAAATGTTCGTTCTACCTTTGTGAAGATGATGTTGAAGGTTAAATCACTGAAGATTATCAG GTATTGGGACATAGTGCCAATGAACCACATCCTGCATCGCCTGGAGGAAGATACACCTGTCATGTGCAAACTCATTACTCAGTTGTTGTTGAATACCTTCCATCCCATTCAAAGAGAAGACCAG GAACTCTTGCACCGAACCTTGGCCCTACTTGAAGAAAATCGAGCTGCAGCACGTAGATTTTACCAGTATACCAGCCGCAAGCTGGATCTTCCAAGCAATGTACACTTCATGCTCCTGATACTGCGATGTCTCCGAAATTACTTGCTCAACCAACAAGCTCAAGAAGGGCAGCAAGAATCAG atcatgaaaatagtaacacCAGTCATGAAGAAAGAACCAATCCCAGTGTAGAAAGTCAAAAGAACTTGAAGCTAGGGTTAGGAGTGGCAcctgataacaaagaaaatagag ATCTGAGTGATGATGAGCAGAATGCAGATGATAGTGCATCTCCACTTGACAACCCTGCAGTTATAGGTGGCCTCTTtgataccattgtcattatttggaCAACCAATGCGCACAGGTTAGCGCAGCCAGAAAATGAGAAGTATATTGAAGCCATacgaactagggtgtccaagagtATGCCTCTTTTCTTCAAAGCCTTCAAG GAAAATGATGAGGTATCCCAGACTCTTCTGTATCTGTCTAGCTTCCTTCCTAAAGCCTTAGTGCCTACCATTGTCAGCCACTGCATGTCACGACTAAGAGGACTGAAGCAAGACCAG gaCAAGGAAGAATCATATGTCACGTATATAAATGCTCTTTGCAACTGGAATCGTGTAGATGACATCTTGGAACTGGCAACAGAATGGCTGAATGAAGGTTTTAGTGCCGGTGTTACTACAAGTAGTAAG GAACGCAGGAAAAGCAGGAAAGGTGTGCGATTCCAAGAGGCACTTTCACCGCAACCTCTGTTGGCTCTACGTCTTGTTGGTCATATATTACAGCATCCATTAAATAAACTTGCTGCCCTTGGGAGAAACAGACATCTTTTAGTACAAATGTCAGAGAACATGGCTGAAGTGAAG GGTCTTTTAGGTGATCGTTTGAACCAAACAGAAGAGCTCTCAGCACTTTGCTCTGACAGATTCTTATGTGAGTGTTGGGCTCAATACTTGAGTCTGGTTGCTGTTCTTCATAACCCACCTCAGATAGCTGAAGAACCtcgtgagaagaggaggggagcaaGATGTGATAAAGAGATTCCAGCGGATGATGTATATGATGGCACTGCCACTGTGCTTACCTGTATAGATTGGTGCAGAAG AGTCTTGATACCAACATTGGGGGAGGAGCAGAGTggcaagagaaaaataagagcagGAGATGATGCTCCAGTGCTTGCTGTAAGTGCCTTGAGTGACCTTGTTACTTGCATCACCAATTTACTCATTGTGGGAGCTGGAGATCCTTCCTTTGCCTATAAAGCCTGTGGATTTGCTGAAGAACTTTTGAAAACTG ATGCCTCAGACAAGTTTTGGCAGAAAAGTCTGGACTTGGCACAAGAAGCATACAAGTTCCTAGAAGTGTACGGGTCCCCTAGTGATGACCTTGAAGAGTTTGGAGGGGTCAGTCCAGAGCAGTTGATAAATACTTGTTTGTCTTCAGTATCAGATTTCtgcaaacaacaagaaaaattgcCTCAG GATGGAGACCTTGCAAACATGCTGGCCCTGGTATTGACATCTTTTGGTGATTCTTCCAATTCATGTGTGATGAAATATCTGGTATCTTCTGTGATAGATCATCTCAGCTGGCATATTGATAAG GTGAAGGGTGTGGACACAGATGTGAACTCAGTCAAAGAAGTTGGTGGATTTGTTGCCTTAACAGTTGGAGTGTGTCAGAGCCGTGCAAAACTTTCAGCAGCCTTTATGACTTCCTTTATGAAGCTGAACTCATCTGCACAG gACATAATGTCACTTCTGGCCAGTGCATATTTGCTCAAGATCTTGATAAGAGACAGTGGTAAGATTTCCCCATCTAGTCTCAAAAAAGCAGTGGCTGGAGTTGATGCTGTGATGTCTAGAATTGTTCTCCCTACTTGCCTTGAGGAAgaagatggtggtgataaaaAGCCATCCTATGGATTGTATGA gAGATATACAGCAGCTTCAAGGGACATAATCCAAGATATGAAGGATACACTTGGAGTAATATAG
- the LOC125047530 gene encoding uncharacterized protein LOC125047530, which produces MSDSEGRSILMVISFLALAGVANGMLGLQSQMHWLVDVMESIIDNPLATAGDVDSYVNELRSLADVQIAKHFSASAQRYKRDLDKTSANVTNKGLCVQHVESFSVQFLSVRRRRGVTDLPNPRQRLLGVRLFW; this is translated from the exons ATGAGTGACAGTGAAGGAAGGAGCATACTCATGGTCATATCCTTTTTGGCATTAGCCGGTGTGGCCAATGGAATGCTAGGGCTCCAATCACAAATGCATTGGCTTGTTGATGTG ATGGAGTCCATCATTGACAACCCATTAGCGACTGCCGGGGATGTGGACAGCTACGTGAACGAGCTCCGTAGCCTGGCGGACGTGCAGATCGCAAAGCATTTCTCAGCCTCGGCCCAGCGTTATAAGAGAG ACCTGGATAAGACTTCGGCCAATGTGACGAATAAAGGACTTTGCGTTCAACATGTCGAATCCTTCAGTGTTCAATTCCTCTCGGTTCGAAGGCGTCGCGGCGTCACAGATCTTCCGAACCCAAGACAAAGACTACTGGGTGTTAGGTTATTCTGG TAA